CCGCATGGGCGTGCTGCTCACCGCGGCGCTGGTCCGAGCGAATCACGGGGTCGAGAACCTCCGCGAACGCACGCGCACCCTGGAGGACGTCTTCATCGAGGCCATCGGGGCCGACGAGGGAGACGCCCCATGAGAAACACCTGGGCCGTATGCAAACGCGAGTTTCTGAGCTATTTCATTACCCCGGTGGGCTACGTGGTGGTCGGCGTGTTCGCTGTGCTCTCAGGGCTCGGGTTCGCGGCATCCTTCCTCGGCTATGCGCGGGCGACTCTTACGCCGTCAGCATACGGCTACGTAGGCGTGCCGGATTTCGAGGAGAACTTGCTGAGCCCGTTTCTCGTCTTCTGCGGCCTGCTCATCATGTTCATCGGTCCCCTGGTGACCATGCGGCTGCTGGCCGAGGAGAAAAACCGGGGAACCGCCGAATTGTTGTTGACGTATCCTCTTCGCAACGCCGAGATCATTTTCGGCAAGTACGGCGCGGCCCTCGGCATGCTGCTGGTCATGATGGCAGTGGTGTCCGTTCAAATGGGCGTTGTATGGTATTTTGTGCCCTACGTCGAGCCGGCCGTGCTGGGATTCGGCGTCGTGACGGTCTTTCTGATGGGCGCGGCCTTCCTCAGCATGGGGCTGTTTGTCTCCTCCATCACGCGCAACCAGGTCACGGCGGGCACCGCAACCTTTGGCTTGTGGTTTGTCTCCTACGTGCTTGGCTCGCTCAGCAAGGACCTTCCCGACGCGATCCCTCTGCCGGAGGCTTGGCCTTCCTGGGCGCAGACGGCCGCGAATTTCGCATTCAGCGTGTTCCGGGCCATTGCCACGGAGCTGCCCCTCGATGTTCACGCGCAGGACATGGCCCAAGGAATCTTTCAACCTGAAGATATCCTCTATTATGTCCTGTTCTCGGCCTTTTGGCTCTTCTTGACGTTCCGGGTCCT
This sequence is a window from Candidatus Hydrogenedentota bacterium. Protein-coding genes within it:
- a CDS encoding ABC transporter permease subunit; its protein translation is MRNTWAVCKREFLSYFITPVGYVVVGVFAVLSGLGFAASFLGYARATLTPSAYGYVGVPDFEENLLSPFLVFCGLLIMFIGPLVTMRLLAEEKNRGTAELLLTYPLRNAEIIFGKYGAALGMLLVMMAVVSVQMGVVWYFVPYVEPAVLGFGVVTVFLMGAAFLSMGLFVSSITRNQVTAGTATFGLWFVSYVLGSLSKDLPDAIPLPEAWPSWAQTAANFAFSVFRAIATELPLDVHAQDMAQGIFQPEDILYYVLFSAFWLFLTFRVLETRLWRT